A genomic window from Populus nigra chromosome 7, ddPopNigr1.1, whole genome shotgun sequence includes:
- the LOC133699857 gene encoding uncharacterized protein LOC133699857, producing MLNFASNCLAGSVSMNNSTKPTQVPSEYSDDEASSVSREEALECPICWESFNIVENVPYVLWCGHTLCKNCVLGLQWAVVKFPTLPIRLPLFISCPWCNLSSFRFVYRGNVKFPRKNYFLLWMVESKNGDRDKSPGTFFEDHQQHWSSDSNLAHGSRVSRGNIRRGHYIHHSEPSGTHHDHNHVNSYLNVERIHSSLQKSLAFFVSLTAKFPLVIIFLLIILYVIPASASILALYILITVLFALPSFLILYFSYPSLDWLVREIIT from the coding sequence ATGTTGAATTTTGCATCCAATTGCCTAGCTGGAAGTGTTAGTATGAACAATTCTACAAAGCCTACTCAAGTCCCATCAGAATACTCAGACGACGAGGCATCTTCTGTTAGCAGAGAAGAAGCTCTAGAGTGCCCAATATGCTGGGAATCCTTCAATATTGTGGAAAATGTGCCTTATGTTTTATGGTGTGGCCATACTCTTTGCAAAAATTGCGTCCTAGGGCTTCAATGGGCTGTAGTGAAATTCCCCACATTACCTATTCGGCTTCCTCTCTTTATTTCTTGCCCGTGGTGCAATTTATCATCTTTCCGCTTTGTTTATAGAGGGAACGTCAAATTTCCTCGCAAGAATTATTTTCTACTTTGGATGGTTGAGAGCAAGAATGGTGACAGAGACAAGTCTCCTGGCACCTTCTTTGAAGATCACCAACAGCACTGGTCATCAGACAGTAATTTAGCTCATGGAAGTCGGGTAAGCCGTGGTAACATCAGGAGAGGACACTATATTCATCACTCTGAACCATCAGGGACACACCATGATCATAATCATGTCAACAGTTACCTCAATGTGGAGAGAATACATTCTTCCCTTCAGAAATCACTGGCTTTCTTTGTTAGTCTGACAGCAAAGTTCCCATTGGTCATCATATTCCTTTTGATCATCTTATATGTAATACCTGCCAGTGCAAGCATTTTGGCCCTGTACATTCTTATCACTGTTCTGTTTGCCCTCCCATCATTTCTCATTCTTTACTTTTCTTATCCTAGTTTGGATTGGCTTGTGAGAGAAATCATCACTTGA
- the LOC133699859 gene encoding uncharacterized protein LOC133699859, whose translation MTAIKLKSGGLWVHAPIAPTKECIQIRDWIDSIVRDWKFKRIIPAHFAAPINTGRSEFLAAFSFLDDFLGERYVTQPSLSLLFSSIMRKAASYFPPDDMKTLSSLDQFLVSVGAVKKTVSGRKKTA comes from the exons ATGACAGCCATCAAACTCAAATCTGGAGGATTATGGGTCCACGCACCCATTGCTCCAACGAAGGAGTGTATTCAG ATCAGGGATTGGATTGATAGTATTGTCCGAGACTGGAAATTCAAGAGGATAATTCCTGCTCATTTTGCTGCTCCAATAAACACAGGCAGGTCTGAATTTTTAGCCGCGTTTTCATTCCTAGATGACTTCTTGGGAGAGCGATATGTTACTCAGCCTTCACTTTCGCTTCTATTTTCATCAATTATGAGGAAGGCGGCGAGTTACTTCCCACCGGATGACATGAAGACCTTATCATCTCTTGATCAGTTCTTGGTCTCGGTGGGAGCAGTGAAGAAGACTGTCTCAGGCCGGAAGAAGACAGCATGA
- the LOC133699856 gene encoding EID1-like F-box protein 2: MILTKQYRCIHSSSCQCTKGHLSEDVIFLVFQQLNWNPKFIATLSCVCKWFDDLAKRVLWKEFCRTRAPKMMLDLQSSGSHSVDGNWRALGKLLIYCSGCTKGGLFNNINIPGHFVYRTRFSRTSGKSFLLPQCRTDVLYVSDPCEHLDQGDEGDVGFFRGIFKSFSMSKVRKMLIKRKAQLHPTEVCPYCKAKLWSMQQAEMIPQSASCRLGAYDDCIEYYVCLNGHMLGICTLLPLSDSEEASELE; encoded by the coding sequence ATGATTTTAACAAAGCAATATCGTTGTATACACTCCTCGAGTTGTCAATGCACAAAAGGACATCTAAGTGaagatgtgatttttttagtatttcaaCAGCTGAACTGGAACCCTAAGTTCATTGCTACTTTGTCCTGCGTATGCAAATGGTTTGATGATCTTGCCAAGCGAGTGTTATGGAAAGAGTTTTGCCGAACAAGGGCTCCAAAGATGATGCTTGATCTGCAATCTAGTGGAAGTCACAGTGTTGATGGGAATTGGAGGGCACTTGGGAAACTGCTTATTTACTGTTCAGGATGTACAAAGGGTGGCCTGTTCAATAACATTAACATCCCTGGTCATTTTGTTTATAGGACTCGGTTTTCTAGGACTTCTGGGAAGAGCTTTCTTTTGCCACAATGCAGGACAGATGTATTATACGTGTCTGATCCCTGTGAACATCTTGACCAGGGGGATGAAGGGGATGTGGGGTTTTTTCGAGGAATTTTCAAGTCATTTTCAATGTCAAAGGTTCGGAAGATGCTAATTAAAAGGAAGGCCCAGCTTCACCCAACAGAGGTGTGTCCTTACTGTAAGGCGAAGTTGTGGAGTATGCAGCAAGCTGAAATGATACCACAGAGTGCCAGCTGCAGACTAGGTGCCTATGATGACTGCATTGAGTATTATGTATGCCTCAATGGACACATGCTTGGAATATGCACTCTCCTACCTTTGTCTGATTCAGAAGAGGCCTCTGAGTTGGAATGA